From a region of the Sporosarcina ureilytica genome:
- a CDS encoding pyridoxamine 5'-phosphate oxidase family protein → MDSKKEALKILKESYVGTMATVYGNKPHTRYMTFFNDEFTLYTATSKKTEKVDELEVNPHTHILIGYEGEGMGDEYLEIEGTVSISDDDSMKEKVWNKHMKDWFSGPDDPDLVILKISPDSMRLMNKKGEEPKEITL, encoded by the coding sequence ATGGATTCGAAAAAAGAAGCGCTGAAAATCCTGAAAGAGAGCTACGTTGGAACGATGGCGACTGTTTACGGGAATAAGCCGCACACTCGTTATATGACATTTTTTAATGATGAGTTTACGCTGTACACGGCAACGTCGAAAAAAACCGAAAAGGTGGATGAACTTGAGGTTAATCCACATACGCATATTCTAATTGGGTACGAAGGTGAAGGGATGGGCGATGAATACTTGGAAATAGAAGGTACCGTTTCTATTTCTGACGACGACAGTATGAAAGAGAAGGTATGGAATAAGCATATGAAAGATTGGTTTAGTGGGCCAGATGATCCGGACCTGGTCATTTTGAAAATTTCCCCCGATTCCATGCGTTTGATGAATAAAAAAGGGGAAGAGCCAAAAGAAATTACACTATAA
- a CDS encoding NAD(P)-dependent alcohol dehydrogenase has product MKITAAVVNGVNEAYELEQLTLGELYPDEVVVRIVASGVCHSDEALRVGDAPFPMPVVLGHEGAGIIEKIGSAVKNFNVGDQVVMAYNYCGTCASCRTGHPSSCNEWAALNMSGGRPDGSHIFYKEDGTPVSNFFAQSSFATHTIAHVNNLIKVDPEEDLRLMGPLGCGLLTGFGTVVNGLQAKTGSSIAIFGIGAVGLGALMTAKIIGCSTIIAIDIHDTRLETARELGATHTINSRTENLAKRIAEISEGQGVDYSIDTTGISSVMKASIQVLGIGGVSAPVAVTPNSVEFNTFMDLVLANRKLIGVLMGDAIPQLAIPELIKFHKEGKFPFEKLVKYYKFDEINQATADANSGETIKPILIIDEDYRKEEPLVFN; this is encoded by the coding sequence ATGAAAATAACAGCTGCAGTCGTAAATGGCGTCAATGAGGCGTATGAACTTGAACAATTAACGCTAGGAGAGCTTTACCCTGATGAAGTGGTCGTGAGAATTGTAGCTTCCGGGGTTTGTCATTCAGATGAAGCACTGCGAGTGGGCGATGCACCATTTCCAATGCCTGTCGTTTTAGGTCATGAAGGGGCTGGGATTATAGAAAAAATCGGAAGCGCCGTGAAGAACTTTAATGTCGGCGACCAAGTTGTCATGGCCTACAATTATTGTGGGACATGTGCAAGTTGTCGTACCGGACATCCTTCTTCTTGTAATGAATGGGCTGCTCTCAATATGAGCGGTGGGCGTCCAGATGGCAGTCACATTTTTTATAAAGAAGACGGAACCCCTGTCTCCAATTTTTTTGCACAAAGTTCCTTTGCCACACATACGATTGCGCACGTGAATAATTTAATTAAAGTCGACCCAGAAGAAGATTTGCGTTTAATGGGTCCGCTAGGCTGTGGATTATTAACTGGTTTTGGCACCGTAGTAAACGGCTTACAAGCAAAAACCGGTTCGTCCATTGCTATTTTTGGCATAGGCGCAGTTGGACTTGGCGCCCTCATGACAGCCAAAATTATAGGCTGTTCAACCATTATCGCGATTGATATTCACGACACTCGCCTAGAAACTGCCAGAGAACTGGGCGCAACCCATACAATCAATAGCAGAACAGAGAACCTGGCAAAACGTATCGCCGAAATAAGCGAGGGCCAAGGTGTTGACTACTCAATCGATACAACAGGAATTTCATCTGTGATGAAAGCATCTATTCAGGTGCTCGGAATCGGAGGCGTCAGTGCACCTGTAGCTGTCACACCAAATTCAGTTGAATTCAACACTTTTATGGATTTAGTCCTTGCAAACCGAAAACTCATCGGCGTCTTAATGGGCGATGCAATTCCCCAACTTGCGATTCCAGAACTCATTAAATTTCATAAAGAAGGGAAATTCCCATTCGAGAAACTAGTGAAGTATTATAAGTTCGATGAAATTAACCAAGCAACTGCCGACGCGAATAGTGGTGAGACGATTAAACCGATATTGATTATTGATGAAGATTATCGGAAAGAAGAGCCTTTAGTGTTTAATTAA
- a CDS encoding IS3 family transposase yields the protein MLKKVRRFSGESECLPRKAQAAMAFELKEEGFKLKDVLLVVGIPEATYHYQIQQLKQADPDEELKEVILDLFQKHEGKYGYRRIHLALRNQGYLINHKKVQRIMGDLGLKCVKFTRKSRYNSYKGTVGKVAKNRLNRRFNTSIRLQKLVTDVTEFKCLDDEKLYLNPILDLYNGEIISFGISKRPTLDLVLEPLKEAVRVIKTEAEYRTTIHSDQGWHYQHQKWIKTLKKNKVFQSMSRKATCADNAVMENFFGILKQEIYYGEELLSYHKLKQKIEQYIDYYNNERIKVKLAGLSPIQYRTQTSQTAA from the coding sequence ATACTTAAAAAAGTTAGACGCTTTTCAGGAGAATCCGAATGCCTTCCTAGAAAAGCACAAGCAGCAATGGCATTCGAACTCAAAGAAGAAGGGTTCAAATTAAAAGATGTATTATTGGTAGTCGGTATTCCAGAGGCAACCTATCACTATCAAATCCAACAATTGAAGCAAGCAGACCCAGACGAAGAATTGAAAGAGGTTATTCTTGATCTTTTCCAAAAACATGAAGGCAAATATGGATATCGTCGCATTCATTTAGCATTAAGAAATCAAGGATATTTGATTAATCATAAAAAAGTTCAACGAATCATGGGCGATTTAGGGTTAAAATGTGTGAAATTCACTCGTAAGTCACGATACAATTCATACAAAGGTACTGTTGGGAAAGTAGCCAAAAATCGCTTGAACCGTAGATTTAACACGTCAATCCGCCTGCAAAAATTAGTAACCGATGTCACTGAATTTAAGTGTCTAGACGACGAAAAACTGTATCTAAACCCTATTTTAGATTTATATAACGGAGAAATTATTTCTTTCGGAATCTCCAAGAGACCTACATTGGATTTAGTACTGGAACCATTAAAAGAAGCAGTAAGAGTCATTAAAACTGAAGCTGAATATCGAACAACAATACATTCCGATCAAGGTTGGCATTATCAACATCAAAAATGGATTAAGACATTAAAGAAAAATAAAGTCTTCCAAAGTATGTCTAGAAAAGCAACCTGTGCTGATAACGCTGTAATGGAAAATTTCTTCGGGATTTTAAAGCAAGAAATTTATTACGGTGAAGAATTATTGTCTTATCATAAGCTTAAACAAAAAATAGAACAGTATATTGATTACTACAATAACGAACGAATAAAAGTAAAATTGGCCGGTTTAAGTCCAATACAATACCGAACTCAAACCAGCCAAACAGCTGCATAA
- a CDS encoding helix-turn-helix domain-containing protein — MAKYSLEFKFKVVREYLEGTLGYRLLARKYGIPSKSPIESWVQAYKAFGEDGLRRKRSKKVYSVQFKLDVLHFIKRTGASYQDTAIEFNMNNPSLIANWKRTFLKEGVEGLKPKSKGCPTMSKDKKAKPVKTEEKMSREEQLERENELLRLEIAYLKKLDAFQENPNAFLEKHKQQWHSNSKKKGSN; from the coding sequence ATGGCTAAATATAGTTTAGAGTTTAAATTTAAAGTGGTGAGAGAATATCTTGAAGGTACTTTAGGATATAGATTACTGGCGCGAAAATATGGTATTCCAAGTAAATCGCCAATTGAAAGTTGGGTTCAAGCATATAAAGCATTTGGTGAAGATGGATTACGTAGAAAACGTTCTAAGAAGGTTTACTCTGTTCAATTTAAGTTGGATGTATTACACTTTATAAAACGAACAGGCGCTTCATACCAAGATACAGCAATTGAATTTAACATGAATAATCCATCTTTGATTGCGAACTGGAAAAGAACTTTTCTAAAAGAAGGTGTAGAAGGGCTTAAACCTAAATCGAAAGGGTGTCCTACTATGTCTAAAGATAAAAAAGCGAAACCAGTGAAAACAGAGGAGAAAATGTCTCGTGAAGAACAACTAGAACGTGAAAATGAACTTCTTCGCTTAGAAATTGCATACTTAAAAAAGTTAGACGCTTTTCAGGAGAATCCGAATGCCTTCCTAGAAAAGCACAAGCAGCAATGGCATTCGAACTCAAAGAAGAAGGGTTCAAATTAA
- a CDS encoding YbjN domain-containing protein → MINSEIFSKKLMEDDILMERTQDEDGVYFRVRQTLDYGNNVVVAVFFTNSESIVDINIFNIAHINNPAKKAELHSLLNEFNEKFRYIKFIDFDGHVAAQYSYNIEDHFNPQRVIDYIGLFLNAAEKVYPELVKL, encoded by the coding sequence ATGATAAATTCTGAAATATTTTCAAAGAAATTAATGGAAGATGACATTTTAATGGAACGAACTCAAGATGAGGATGGCGTGTACTTTCGTGTTCGACAAACACTCGATTATGGAAATAACGTAGTCGTTGCAGTTTTTTTCACAAACAGCGAATCCATCGTTGACATCAATATCTTTAACATTGCTCACATCAACAACCCAGCAAAAAAAGCAGAACTTCACAGCCTGCTCAATGAATTCAACGAAAAGTTCAGATATATTAAATTTATTGATTTTGATGGACATGTTGCAGCTCAATACTCATACAATATAGAGGATCATTTTAATCCTCAACGTGTCATAGACTACATCGGCCTGTTTTTAAACGCAGCTGAAAAAGTTTACCCTGAACTAGTTAAGTTATAA